The DNA sequence CTGCTGGAGTGGTACCGCAAGAGCGAACTCTCCTGCGACCGCGCCGCGCTGCTCGGCACGCAGGATCCGGACGTCGTGCTCACCAGCTTCATGAAGATGGCCGGCGGCCGCGAGTTCGGGGACACGCTCGACGTCGAGGCGTTCAAGGAACAGTCGCGCGAGTACGAAGTGGACGACTCCGCGTGGGACACCGTCCTCAAGGCCATCAACACGGCGTTCCGCTCGCATCCCTTCTTCACGGTCCGCGCCGGCGAGCTACAGCGCTGGATGGCCAGCGGCGACTACGCCAAGATCCTCGCCGGCGAGTACGTTCGGCGTGCGGACGTGAAGCCCGGCGAGCACCTCGGCGACGACATCAAGAAGGGTGCGTCGTACTACGGTGACCAGGCGAAGGCCGCCGTCGACAAGCTCTCCGACACCGCGAAGCGCGCGAAGGACGCCTTCACGGATGCCATGAAGGGCGGAGCGCGGTGAGGATCCTGATCGTCGGCGGGGGCGGGCGCGAACACGCGCTCGCTTGGAAGCTCAAGCACGACAACCCCGCCGCCGAGATCCTCGCGGCCCCCGGCAACCCCGGCATCGCCGGGATCGGCCGCTGCCTCAATGTGAAAGCCACGGACGTGGACGGCCTGCTCGCGCTCGCCGAGCGCGAGCAGGTCACGTTCACGGTCGTCGGCCCCGAGGCGCCGCTGTCGCTGGGCATCGTCGACCGATTTCGCACCGCTGGCCGCCCGATCTTCGGGCCCACGGCTGCCGCTGCGCGCGTGGAAACATCGAAGCGCTTCGCCAAGGACTTGATGCTGAAGCACGGCATCCCGACGGCCAGTGCGCGCACGTTCACCACCATTCCCGACGCGAAGGCCGAGATCCGTCGCCTCGGCGCACCGGTCGTCGTGAAGGCCAGCGGCATCGCCGCCGGCAAGGGCGTGATCGTCGCGATGAGCGTTGCCGAAGCCGAGGCCGCCGTTGACGACATGCTCGACGCCAAGGTCTTCGGCGACGCGGGCGCCGAGGTGCTGATCGAAGAGTTTATGGAAGGCGAAGAGTTGTCGCTCTTCGCCCTGACCGACGGCACGCACGCGCTCACGATGCTCGGCGCGCAGGACCACAAGCGCATTGGCGAGGGCGACACGGGCCCGAACACCGGCGGCATGGGTGCGTACTTGCCCGTCTCGACGTGCACGCCGGAGCTCGTGGCACGCGTACGCGAAACCATCATCCTGCCGATGCTTGCCGCGATGCGCGCCGAAGGCTGCGCGTTCACGGGCTTGCTCTATGCCGGCCTGATGCTCACGAAGGACGGCCCGAAGGTGGTGGAGTTCAATTGCCGCTTCGGCGATCCCGAGACGCAGGCCGTGCTGCCGATGATGGCCTCGTCGTTGCTCGAGCCGATGCAGGCGATTGCCGAGGGACGGTCCATCGCGGCGTTGCCCGCGCTCGCATGGAAGACCGGCGCGGCGATCACGACTGTCGTGGCCGCCGAGGGATATCCCGGCACTGCGCGCAGCGGCGATGTCATCACGTTGCCGAGCGCCGATCCCGGCGTGACGGTCTTTCACGCCGGCACCGCGACCAATGCGAAGGGCGAGCTCGTCACCGCCGGTGGTCGCGTCCTCGCAGTGACGGCCGTCGCGCCGACGCTCGCCGAGGCGCAGGCCAAGAGCCGCGGCTTCGCGGAGCGCGTGCAGTTCACGGGACGCCAACTCCGCCGCGATATCGGCTGGCGCGAACTCGCACGCGCGCGCTGAGCGGCGCGCTACGCGCCCACCCGCGCGATGCCTGAACTCCCCGAAACCGAGACCATCGCCCGCGACCTCGACGCGGCACTGCGAGGGGCGGTCATCCGCACGGTGAATGTCGCGCGCGCGGACGTCGTGCGCGGCACGCCAATCGACCGGCCCGAGACGCCGCACTTCATCGGGAGCCCGCTGACGCGCGTCTTCCGCCGCGCGAAGGCCATCGTGCTCGAGTTCGCGACCGGCGATCGCCTCGTCGTGGTGCCGCGCTTCACGGGCGCGCTGCTGCTCTCGCGCGATCCGCACGCAGACAGGCATCCCTACTGCTGCGTGCAGTTCCTGCTCACTGACGGGCAATCGCTGCAGTATGTGGACGTCCGCCGGCTCGGCACCGTCTCCCTGCTCATGCCGGACGAGTACCGAACGTGGGACGCCAGCCTCGGACCCGAGCCGCTTGACCCAGCCCTTACCGCCGAGCGATTTTCGGGAATCCTTCGGGGGTCGAGCCGCGCCGTGAAATCCGTCTTGATGGACCAGAAGCGACTGGCCGGCGTCGGCAACATCTACGCCAACGAAGCGCTCTGGCATTCGGGCATCCGCCCGGCGCGCCGTGCGAGCGCGGTGACGCGCGCCGAAGCCGCACGGTTGCTCGACGCCCTGCGCGAGATCCTCACCGCGAGCATCGCGCTGCGCGGCACGACGTTTCGCGACTTCCAGGACGCCTACGGCGGCCGCGGCGGCTACGCGCGGGAGCTCAAGGTCTACGGCCGTGGTGGCGCTGCCTGCCTCCGCTGCGGCGAGACGCTGCAGGAGACGCACAGGCTCGAAGGGCGCTCGACGGTGTGGTGCCGGAGCTGCCAGCGATGAGCCCCCGCCGCCGTCGCCGCCGCGGCCCGCTCGCGCCCCCCAAGGACGTCGAGATGCGCATCGACAACATGCTCGCGCTCGTCAAGGACACGGCGCGCGACGTGCCCGGCGTGTATCGCATGACCTCCGCCGAGGGCGAAGTGATCTATGTCGGCAAGTCGAAGGCCCTGCGCACGCGTCTGCTCAGCTACTTCCGCGCGAAGTTCCCCGCCGACAAAGGCGCGCGCATCCTCCGCGAAGCCGCCACGCTCGAGTGGGAGCCATTGCCCAGCGAGTTTGCCGCGCTGCTCCGCGAGTTGCGCCTCATCAAGCAGCTGCGCCCGCGTTACAACGTCGCGATGAAGCGCGACGCGCGGTATCACGCCTTCGTGCGCATCTCGCGCGGCCCGGCGCCGCGCCTCCACGTCGTGCGCGGTGCCGGCAACGACGAGCACGGCACCTACTTCGGGCCCTTCCGCGGTGCCTTCCAGCTCGGCGAGGCCATTCGCGAGCTCAACGATGCGCTCGGCCTCCGCGACTGCGCGCTCGACACGCCGATGTTCTTCGCCGACCAACCCGAACTCCTCGACCTGCCTTCGCGGACGCCGGGCTGCATCCGCCACGAGATCGGCCGCTGCCTCGGCCCGTGCGTGGGCGCCGTGCGCGAAGCCGAGTACGACGCCGCGTTCGCCGCGGCGCGTGGCTTCCTCGAGGGCGCCGAGGACGCGCCGGTGCGCTTGCTGCGCAGCCGCATGGAGCAGGCCAGCGAGACCTTGGACTTCGAGCGTGCCGCGTTCTGGCGCGACAAGCTCCAGCGGCTGGAGTCGCTGCGCGAGCAGTTCGCACGGCTGCGCTTCGCGCTCGAATCCCTCTCGTTCACGTACGTGGTTCCCGGCGTGAAGGGCGAAGACCGTGCCTACGTGATCCGCCGCGGCGTCGTCCGCGCCGAGGGGCCGGCACCACGGTCGGCCGCCGAGCACGCGGCCCTCGAGGCAAAGGCCTTGGAAGCTCCCGGTGGACGCACGCGTGCGCAGGCCCAGACCGTGCCTGGCCATGAAGTGGACGAGGTCCTTCTCGTCGCCGGGTGGTTTCGCAAGCACGCCAAGGAGCTCGAGCGCACGACGC is a window from the Pseudogemmatithrix spongiicola genome containing:
- the mutM gene encoding bifunctional DNA-formamidopyrimidine glycosylase/DNA-(apurinic or apyrimidinic site) lyase, producing MPELPETETIARDLDAALRGAVIRTVNVARADVVRGTPIDRPETPHFIGSPLTRVFRRAKAIVLEFATGDRLVVVPRFTGALLLSRDPHADRHPYCCVQFLLTDGQSLQYVDVRRLGTVSLLMPDEYRTWDASLGPEPLDPALTAERFSGILRGSSRAVKSVLMDQKRLAGVGNIYANEALWHSGIRPARRASAVTRAEAARLLDALREILTASIALRGTTFRDFQDAYGGRGGYARELKVYGRGGAACLRCGETLQETHRLEGRSTVWCRSCQR
- the purD gene encoding phosphoribosylamine--glycine ligase, with the translated sequence MRILIVGGGGREHALAWKLKHDNPAAEILAAPGNPGIAGIGRCLNVKATDVDGLLALAEREQVTFTVVGPEAPLSLGIVDRFRTAGRPIFGPTAAAARVETSKRFAKDLMLKHGIPTASARTFTTIPDAKAEIRRLGAPVVVKASGIAAGKGVIVAMSVAEAEAAVDDMLDAKVFGDAGAEVLIEEFMEGEELSLFALTDGTHALTMLGAQDHKRIGEGDTGPNTGGMGAYLPVSTCTPELVARVRETIILPMLAAMRAEGCAFTGLLYAGLMLTKDGPKVVEFNCRFGDPETQAVLPMMASSLLEPMQAIAEGRSIAALPALAWKTGAAITTVVAAEGYPGTARSGDVITLPSADPGVTVFHAGTATNAKGELVTAGGRVLAVTAVAPTLAEAQAKSRGFAERVQFTGRQLRRDIGWRELARAR
- a CDS encoding UvrB/UvrC motif-containing protein, yielding MSPRRRRRRGPLAPPKDVEMRIDNMLALVKDTARDVPGVYRMTSAEGEVIYVGKSKALRTRLLSYFRAKFPADKGARILREAATLEWEPLPSEFAALLRELRLIKQLRPRYNVAMKRDARYHAFVRISRGPAPRLHVVRGAGNDEHGTYFGPFRGAFQLGEAIRELNDALGLRDCALDTPMFFADQPELLDLPSRTPGCIRHEIGRCLGPCVGAVREAEYDAAFAAARGFLEGAEDAPVRLLRSRMEQASETLDFERAAFWRDKLQRLESLREQFARLRFALESLSFTYVVPGVKGEDRAYVIRRGVVRAEGPAPRSAAEHAALEAKALEAPGGRTRAQAQTVPGHEVDEVLLVAGWFRKHAKELERTTPLGTALAARSA